CATAGTGGCCTTCATCGGCGCTTGGAACGGTTTCCTGGCACCGCTTCTATTCCTACTGAGCGATAGTAAATACACGATGGGAGTCAAGCTCTACACGTATGTCGGCAGTCTCGGTTCTGGTAATCCTCAGTGGAACATATTCGGTGCGGCTTCCATAATAAACTTGCTAGTTATGGGTGTTGTATTCTATACTTTTAAAGGATATCTTGGTAAGACTCCGTTATCGGAAAATTATGAATAATCCTCCGAGCATTTCCTCCTGAAAGGATTTTGCTGCCTCCCTTGGAGAAATGCCGATAGGGTGTGACTGGAAACGGTCATGCCTCCCGTGCTTGGAAAGGAGGTATATTTTGAAACTTCGCGAACTGACGGTCCTGTTGTGGCTTTTGATTACTCTGTCCTGCCTGTCTTTCGAAGTGTTGCTGAACGACGAGTTGATCAGGAGCTGGGACGGCTCGCTCCTACAGTACTGCTATGACCTTCCCGAAGGAAAAGCAATACCGCTTTTTGAGATTCTCCCGCCGGTTGTCGAAAGAGAGAGGTTTCTTGTGGAAACCGAAAGGGGTCAGTTTTCGGACGTACCGACAGACTCGCTTCTCGTGTGGAAGGGCGGCGACTGGTTTCTCCATCTGGAAGGAGAAAGTCTAAAGATACTTTCCGTGATCGTTTATGGCGAACCCATCGATAACGATTACCTGCAGGTTTGGCTTGATTGGGAGGGCATAAAAGCCCTCAAAGAGTCTATCGAGAGATTCTCCTCTATCAACGGTCTGAGAATCGAAACCCGGGAAGTCCCGAAGGCTTCAAGTAAACTCATCTCACTTGTCAGGGCTCGTGGCGAAGTTCCAGATGTGATCATGGTTCAGTCGAGCGATATTCCGGGACTGGTATATGAGGAGGTCATTCAATCTCTCGATTATATTCCCACACATGGTCTATCTGGTCTATCTTCGTTCAACTATGAAGGGAGATTGTGGGCCATCCCCTTCTATTTCGATTGTCAGCTGGTGTTCTACAACCGTGAACTCGTGGGGGAAATCGATCCCGAATGGACGCTCCAAGATCTCGAGAATATTTCAAAAAATCCCGCGAGCGGTGGAGCCGGCTGGAATATTTATTCGGCCTACTGGTTTATCCCTTTCCAGCTAGGATTTGGCAAAAAAGATCTGATCGAGGAAGGGAGAGTTACGGTTCTAGATAGCTCCACGCAAGAGGCGCTCGACTATCTGGTCGAGAAGGTCAATGATGGCACCTTCAGAGCTCTCGAGCGAGACCCGATGATAAGTCTCTTCGCTTCGGGAAAGGTCGGGATAATACTATCTGGTTCCTACATGATAGAGCAGTTCGAGAAAATAGGTATAGATTTCGGGCTGGCTCCCTATCCCGAACCTTTGAGGCCCGTTCTGGACTACAAGGGTCTTGCGATAACCTCAAAGACTCGCAACCCCATCCTGGCCAGAAGACTGATAGAGTTTCTCACATCGAAGTACGTGCAGGCGAGCTTCTGCAAGGCTTCCTACAAGATCCCCTCGAGAAAGGAAGCGCTTGATTGGTTGGAGCTGAACTTTGCTATATCCAGCAGCCTTGAGAGAGGCTACCCGCTGCCGGCCGATACTCTGTACGAACTCTACAAAGACACTATGTGGAAACTGATAAGGCTGGCCATATCCGACAGACTGGGAGTGAGAGAAGTGCTGGAACAGGGGCAGAAAACCATAGACGAAAATTCAAGGGGTGTTCAATGAAAAGTCTGCTCACGATAATATTCGTGTTGCTGACTGCGATCACTTCGATAGCCGGTATTACCGTTGCCTACAACGATTCGACCTTCGTCTTCGATAGCGGCAATTTTCCCTCGCTGAGAGCTGTGATCCTTTTCGAAGGAATACAACCCCGTTCGCGTACAGAAATGACCGTGATTAAACCGAATACGAAGCGATTTCTCTGATCTCCGTCAAAGGATGTGTCGGTGGTATTAGAGAAGAGAACCTGCTGAAAGTAGAGGTCGATGACGTATATTCGAAAGTCTCCCCCTTCGGCGCCATCTATGGTAAAAAGGTTCTGGGCAATCCATGGAGATTTGGGAATGCCTGCAATAGGAAGCCATTGATCGGCGAAGATGGTAAAGTTCATCTAGGATCGGCATGGAATGAACACAAATAGTGGAAAACTCAAAATTGTTGGCTCCAAAGTATATTAGAAGGCGAAATTTTAAGAGATTAAGAGCGATGATTCGATAATCGCTCTTAATCTTTTTTAGACGTCTATAGAATGGACTAATTGGATTTCACAGAGAGTGGCGAGAAGTAGTATTCTCTTGTTAAACGATTAACTAAACGTTTAACCATGAAACGGGTGAGTATTTTTGTCTAACATGAAAGATGTCGCAAAACTTGCCGGCGTCTCTATAGCGACGGTTTCCAACGTACTTTCCGGCAAAAAATATGTGAGTCCCAAATTACGCGAGAAAGTGCTGGAGTCAATAGATAATCTTCAATACAGGCCAAGTAAGATCGCCAGGAGTCTCAAAATAAAGAAATCTTTCCTGGTGGGTCTCATGGTTCCAGACATAACAAATCCGTATTTTGCGGAAATAGCCAGGGGCGTGGAAAACGTAGCCCTAGAACACGATTATCAGATGTTCCTCTGTAACAGCGATGGAGAAAAGGCTAGAGAAGAAGAGACACTCAATTCCTTTCACAGTCATGGGGTAGATGGAGTGATAAATGTCGCTCCAAGAATGGAAGAGACTGTTCTTGCCGAGCTTTCCAACGGTATGCCCATGGTGATACTCGACCGGCACCTGTCTATTGAGAATCCACTCATAGATATCATCTATACCAACAACTTCAAGGGTTCGGCACAACTGGCAAGGCATTTTTTAGAGAACGGCCACCGCAGGTTCGCCTGCATCGCCGGTCCCAAAGAAGTGCCGACGGCCGTCAGGAGATTGCAAGGGTTTTGCAACGAACTTGAGAAGTTCGGTATAGGAAAAGAAGAGATAGCCATTTATTACGCCTCTTTCAAATATGAAGACGGCTACAATACCATGAGATTGATTATAGAGCAAAAGCCCCGTCCCACAGCCGTTTTCGCCGGTAACGACATGATGGCCTGGGGTGCCATAGAAGCGGCGAAAGAAAGAGGGTTGAGGGTCCCTGAAGATATCGCGGTGGCCGGTTTCGATAACGTGCTTTACTCGTCGCTGGTTGTTCCCGCGATGACTACCGTAAACCAGCTGAAATTCGAAGCCGGGCAAACTGCTATGAGACTTTTACTGGAGAAGATACAGAAAAAATCCAGACGGGAGAGCGTATTTACGAGAAAGATAGAACTAGATTCAAATCTAATAGTGAGGGAATCGACCCTTAGCAGAAGAATACCGGAGGTGAACCAATGAAAACGAAAGGAATACTGCACAACGATCTTTCCAGAGAAGTTGCGAGGCTCGGTCATGGAGACATGCTGGTAATAACCGACAGGGGCTTCCCCTTCCCCAGACATGAAAACACCGTTTGCATCGATGTATCGGTGGGCAGGAATTTACCCCGCTTCGTAGATGTCGTGAAGGTGGTTCTGGAGGAGCTGGAGATCGAAAAGGTGATAATCGCGAACGAAACAAAGACTGTGAGCCCCCATATCTACGCCGAGCTCAAAGAAGTGATTTCGAAGGTGAAAAACAAGGGAAACGATATCGTTGAAGAAAATATCCCCCATCCGGAATTCAAGGATCTGGTGCTGAACGGGGCACTTCAAGGCAAGGAAGTTAAAGTCTTCGTCAAAACGGGTGAGTTCACACCTTACGCCAACATTATACTGGTTTCCGGAGTGGATTTCTGACCTTTCCAGTATCAGACAATTGAACGTTTTGATTATCGCGGTTGTAGTTAAACGTTTATCTGACATGTCCGTTGATTTATGTATTAGGCCGGGAGGTGGAATAGTATGAGCGACAGGAAGGGAGTACTGACCGAAATCTTCAAAGTAAATAAACCAATTATTGGAATGGTCCATCTCAGACCCTTGCCAGGTTCTCCCGGCTACGATCCGTCGATCATGGGAATGAAGGAGATAACCAGAATCGCTCTCGAGGAGGCGCGGATACTTGAGGACAACGGCGTTGACGGAGTGCAGGTCGAAAACATATGGGACTTTCCTTACCTGAAGGGAGAAAGGATCGGTCCGGAAACTGCCTCGGCCCTTGGGGTTGTTGCCGCCAGAGTTGGGGAGGCTGTCGGGATTCCCGTCGGGGTGGACTGCCATCTCAATGGGGGTAGGATAGCTCTTGCGGCGGCCATCGCTTCGGGTGCCAGATGGATAAGAGTCTTCGAATGGGTGAACGCTTACATCTCGCATGCCGGGCTCACCGAAGGAATAGGTGGGGAGTTGGCCAGGTACAGGCACTCGCTCAGGGCCGACGACATCAAATTCATGTGCGACGTCAACGTAAAGCACGGAAGCCATTTCATCGTATCCGACAGGACAATCGAAGAACAGGCGCAAGATGCAGAGTCGGAGGGAGCGGAGATTCTTATCGTCACGGGATTTGAAACCGGAAAGGCTCCAACTCCTGAAAAGGTGAAGAGGTTCTCGGAAAGTGTGAAAGTACCGGTGATAATTGGCAGCGGGCTGACGGAGGATAATGCCTCAGAACTCCTATCTTTCGCCGACGGTGCGATAGTAGGAAGTTTTTTTAAAGAGGAAAACAACTGGAAGAATCCCGTGGATGGTAAGAGAGTCGGGAGTTTCATGAAAAAGATTCGTTCTCTGAGAAGGGAGCTTTCGGATGATTGACTTCAAATTCAATGGCGAGATACTCTGCATAGGCAGTATAAACATGGATCTGGTGATGGTGATGGACCATCTTCCCGAACCGGGCGAGACTGTGGTGACGGACAACTTCAACACCTATCCCGGAGGAAAGGGTGGAAACCAGGCAGTTACGGCCGCTGTGCAGGGTGCGAAGGTAACGATGTTTTCAAAACTGGGAGGCGACGGTTTCAGCAAGG
This portion of the Mesotoga infera genome encodes:
- a CDS encoding LacI family DNA-binding transcriptional regulator — translated: MKDVAKLAGVSIATVSNVLSGKKYVSPKLREKVLESIDNLQYRPSKIARSLKIKKSFLVGLMVPDITNPYFAEIARGVENVALEHDYQMFLCNSDGEKAREEETLNSFHSHGVDGVINVAPRMEETVLAELSNGMPMVILDRHLSIENPLIDIIYTNNFKGSAQLARHFLENGHRRFACIAGPKEVPTAVRRLQGFCNELEKFGIGKEEIAIYYASFKYEDGYNTMRLIIEQKPRPTAVFAGNDMMAWGAIEAAKERGLRVPEDIAVAGFDNVLYSSLVVPAMTTVNQLKFEAGQTAMRLLLEKIQKKSRRESVFTRKIELDSNLIVRESTLSRRIPEVNQ
- a CDS encoding sugar ABC transporter substrate-binding protein yields the protein MKLRELTVLLWLLITLSCLSFEVLLNDELIRSWDGSLLQYCYDLPEGKAIPLFEILPPVVERERFLVETERGQFSDVPTDSLLVWKGGDWFLHLEGESLKILSVIVYGEPIDNDYLQVWLDWEGIKALKESIERFSSINGLRIETREVPKASSKLISLVRARGEVPDVIMVQSSDIPGLVYEEVIQSLDYIPTHGLSGLSSFNYEGRLWAIPFYFDCQLVFYNRELVGEIDPEWTLQDLENISKNPASGGAGWNIYSAYWFIPFQLGFGKKDLIEEGRVTVLDSSTQEALDYLVEKVNDGTFRALERDPMISLFASGKVGIILSGSYMIEQFEKIGIDFGLAPYPEPLRPVLDYKGLAITSKTRNPILARRLIEFLTSKYVQASFCKASYKIPSRKEALDWLELNFAISSSLERGYPLPADTLYELYKDTMWKLIRLAISDRLGVREVLEQGQKTIDENSRGVQ
- a CDS encoding BtpA/SgcQ family protein, translated to MSDRKGVLTEIFKVNKPIIGMVHLRPLPGSPGYDPSIMGMKEITRIALEEARILEDNGVDGVQVENIWDFPYLKGERIGPETASALGVVAARVGEAVGIPVGVDCHLNGGRIALAAAIASGARWIRVFEWVNAYISHAGLTEGIGGELARYRHSLRADDIKFMCDVNVKHGSHFIVSDRTIEEQAQDAESEGAEILIVTGFETGKAPTPEKVKRFSESVKVPVIIGSGLTEDNASELLSFADGAIVGSFFKEENNWKNPVDGKRVGSFMKKIRSLRRELSDD
- the rbsD gene encoding D-ribose pyranase, which gives rise to MKTKGILHNDLSREVARLGHGDMLVITDRGFPFPRHENTVCIDVSVGRNLPRFVDVVKVVLEELEIEKVIIANETKTVSPHIYAELKEVISKVKNKGNDIVEENIPHPEFKDLVLNGALQGKEVKVFVKTGEFTPYANIILVSGVDF